The proteins below are encoded in one region of Sebastes fasciatus isolate fSebFas1 chromosome 16, fSebFas1.pri, whole genome shotgun sequence:
- the tbl2 gene encoding transducin beta-like protein 2, translated as MEIAALFALTLLLGALVVLVALAVGRRKEELREEIEQAAEFNAEGSNTKGLANKKPKQEKQRSRKDKATQHTFSHQLLAASLKSHSANVTCLDFSSNGKYLASCADDRTVRIWSTKDFLEREHKCLRANVDLDHATLVRFSPDSRAFITWLANGDTIRIFKMIKKEDGTLTFKAAPEDFPQKHKAAITNIGIAETGKFIMSASIDTCIHIWDLKGELLASINTNQNTNSYAAVSPCGRFVASCGFTPDVKVWEVCFGKGGEFKEVARAFDLKGHSAGVHAFAFSNDSHRMVTVSKDGTWKLWNTNVEYKKQQDPYLLKTVPCTSSEGSRAALSPDGRVVAISDGCNLAMYNAASGQLEEELHGVHSEEINDLRFDINGRFLACSGDKAIRVFHNAPGYRAAIRDMQDMLKKAQNEAMKQRLQQQIREAQSTLDTVLAAAPRD; from the exons ATGGAGATAGCAGCTCTGTTCGCTTTGactctgctgctgggagctCTGGTGGTTCTGGTCGCCTTAGCGGTGGGTCGACGGAAAGAAGAACTGAGAGAGGAGATAGAGCAGGCGGCGGAGTTCAACG CTGAAGGCAGTAATACGAAAGGCCTTGCAAACAAGAAACCGAAGCAGGAGAAGCAGCGCAGCCGGAAGGATAAAGCTACGCAGCACACTTTCAGTCACCAGCTGTTGGCCGCCTCACTGAAG AGCCACAGTGCCAACGTGACGTGCCTGGATTTCAGCAGCAACGGGAAGTACCTGGCGTCCTGCGCTGACGACCGCACCGTCCGCATATGGAGCACTAAAGACTTCCTGGAGCGGGAACACAAGTGTCTGAGGGCCAATGTGGATCTGGATCACGCCACGCTAGTCCGCTTCAGCCCGGACTCCag GGCGTTTATCACCTGGTTGGCCAACGGAGACACCATCCGAATctttaaaatgatcaaaaagGAGGACGGCACTCTGACCTTCAAAGCTGCTCCTGAGGACTTCCCACAGAAACACAAGGCTGCCATCACCAATATTGGCATCGCAGAGACAG GCAAGTTCATCATGAGCGCCTCCATCGACACCTGCATCCACATCTGGGACCTGAAAGGAGAGCTGTTGGCCTCCATCAACACCAACCAGAACACTAATTCTTATGCTGCCGTCTCCCCGTGTGGCAG GTTTGTAGCATCGTGCGGCTTCACTCCTGACGTGAAGGTGTGGGAGGTGTGCTTCGGGAAGGGAGGAGAGTTCAAAGAGGTGGCGCGAGCTTTTGACCTGAAGGGCCACTCTGCAGGAGTTCACGCATTCGCCTTCTCCAATGACTCTCACAG GATGGTGACTGTCTCTAAAGACGGTACGTGGAAGCTGTGGAACACAAATGTGGAGTACAAAAAGCAGCAGGACCCCTACCTGCTGAAGACGGTCCCCTGCACGTCATCTGAAGGTAGCCGTGCGGCGTTGTCTCCAGACGGCCGGGTGGTGGCCATCAGCGACGGCTGTAACCTGGCTATGTACAACGCCGCCAGCggccagctggaggaggagctgcacgGCGTCCACAGCGAGGAGATCAACGACCTCAGATTTGACATTAACGGGCGCTTTCTGGCGTGTAGCGGCGACAAGGCCATCCGAGTGTTTCACAACGCCCCGGGCTACCGGGCGGCCATCAGAGACATGCAGGACATGCTGAAGAAGGCCCAGAACGAGGCCATGAAGCAGAGACTGCAGCAGCAGATCAGAGAGGCTCAGAGCACCCTGGACACGGtgctggctgctgctcccagagACTGA